One part of the Natronorubrum sediminis genome encodes these proteins:
- a CDS encoding 30S ribosomal protein S11: MSQDDDKWGIAHVHASFNNTVMTVTDLTGAETIAKSSGGTAVKQNRDEASPYAAMQMAESIAEEVKAAGITGLHVNVRGPGGNLQKSPGPGAQATIRALARSGIEIGRIEDVTPIPHDGSRAPKGKGGY, encoded by the coding sequence ATGAGCCAAGACGACGACAAGTGGGGAATCGCCCACGTGCACGCATCGTTCAACAACACCGTCATGACCGTGACCGATCTCACGGGTGCAGAGACGATCGCTAAGTCCTCCGGCGGGACGGCGGTCAAACAGAACCGAGACGAAGCGTCGCCGTACGCGGCGATGCAGATGGCCGAGTCCATCGCTGAGGAGGTCAAGGCTGCCGGTATCACCGGCCTGCACGTCAACGTGCGCGGTCCCGGTGGAAATCTGCAGAAATCTCCCGGTCCCGGTGCACAGGCGACGATCCGCGCACTCGCCCGCTCGGGCATCGAGATCGGACGCATCGAAGATGTCACGCCGATCCCACACGACGGATCGCGCGCACCAAAAGGAAAGGGCGGCTACTAG
- a CDS encoding DNA-directed RNA polymerase subunit D produces MTESYDVEFVEREDRDARFLVRGVTPAFANGIRRAMLADVPTMAIDTVRFVENSSVMFDEQLALRLGLVPLTTPPEGEFGEDEAVTLSIDVEGPETAYSGDLVSSDDLVQPADENVPIIDLKDGQRLEAEADAVLERGKDHAKHQGGVAVGYRHLQRVEVGDDIPEFEEQEPQIVRGVIEDDGELIPTSEFDHDLSQRYPGKEVTVEDVPNAFVFRVETDGSFSVEEIVTRAADSIEARATELEDAVQL; encoded by the coding sequence ATGACTGAATCGTACGACGTCGAGTTCGTCGAACGCGAGGATCGTGACGCACGCTTCCTCGTCCGCGGTGTAACACCCGCATTCGCTAACGGGATCCGTCGCGCGATGCTCGCCGACGTCCCGACGATGGCGATCGACACCGTTCGGTTCGTCGAGAACTCGTCGGTCATGTTCGACGAGCAACTCGCGCTCCGACTCGGACTCGTTCCGCTGACGACCCCACCCGAGGGAGAGTTCGGCGAGGACGAGGCCGTCACGCTCTCGATCGACGTCGAAGGGCCGGAAACCGCGTATTCGGGCGACCTCGTGTCGAGCGACGACCTCGTCCAGCCTGCGGACGAGAACGTCCCGATCATCGACCTCAAGGACGGCCAACGTCTCGAGGCCGAGGCCGACGCCGTACTCGAGCGTGGCAAAGATCACGCGAAACACCAGGGTGGCGTCGCCGTCGGCTACCGACACCTCCAGCGTGTCGAAGTCGGCGACGATATCCCCGAGTTTGAAGAGCAAGAACCACAGATCGTTCGCGGCGTCATCGAAGACGATGGCGAGCTTATTCCGACGAGCGAATTTGATCACGACCTCTCCCAGCGCTATCCAGGAAAGGAAGTGACGGTCGAAGACGTGCCAAACGCCTTCGTCTTCCGCGTCGAGACTGACGGCTCGTTCTCCGTCGAGGAGATCGTTACTCGAGCCGCTGACTCGATCGAGGCGCGT